In Ascaphus truei isolate aAscTru1 chromosome 21, aAscTru1.hap1, whole genome shotgun sequence, one DNA window encodes the following:
- the NSMF gene encoding NMDA receptor synaptonuclear signaling and neuronal migration factor isoform X2, whose amino-acid sequence MNGSDHLLVQEDSPEMLQASQNKRRLSAISDNKLERSFSEEHGEKLPSEGPKPRVYTISGERPMLSDHENDSMELVVMKAEHEERHHHHHHHQHHHHQQPLQNSGSAHNITRPSKSWAGSRQNSKECANCARLTVPMQHSFDLEQHQASESGWRRKKLERMYSIDRVSDDVPIRTWFPKENLFTFQTATTTMQANFRKHLRMVGSRRMKAQTFADRRERSFSRSWSDPTPVKADSIHDSRESHELQNSCSALNDECDDLQTERELEVLSCEGDDFIPPKIMLISSKVPKAEYIPTIIRRDDPSIIPILYDHEHATFEDILEEIEKKLNIYRKGCKIWEMLIFCQGGPGYLYLLKNKVATFAKVEKEEDLFLFWRRLSRLMSKMNPEPNIIHIMGCYVLGNPNGEKLFQNLKNLMSPYRIEFKSPLELSAQGKQLIETYFDFRLYRLWKTRQHSKLLDYDDIL is encoded by the exons ATCACCTCCTTGTCCAAGAGGACTCCCCTGAAATGTTGCAAGCTTCCCAGAATAAGCGCCGTCTTTCTGCTATCTCCGACAACAAGTTGGAAAGGAGCTTCTCAGAGGAGCATGGAGAGAAGCTCCCCAGTGAGGGACCCAAACCTCGTGTCTACACCATATCTGGAGAGAGGCCCATGCTCTCTGACCACGAGAACGACAGCATGGAGCTGGTGGTGATGAAAGCCGAGCACGAGGAgaggcatcatcatcatcatcaccatcagcatcatcatcatcagcagccCCTGCAGAACTCAGGCAGTGCCCACAACATCACCAGGCCTTCCAAGAGCTGGGCGGGCAGTCGGCAGAACTCCAAGGAGTGCGCCAACTGTGCCCGGCTGACGGTGCCCATGCAGCACTCATTCGATCTGGAGCAACATCAGGCCAGCGAGTCTGGTTGGCGCAGGAAAAAGTTGGAACGCATGTACAGCATCGACAGAGTGTCCG ACGATGTCCCCATCCGGACTTGGTTTCCGAAAGAAAACCTCTTTACCTTTCAGACTGCGACCACAACTATGCAAGC AAACTTTCGGAAACATTTACGAATGGTTGGGAGCCGAAGGATGAAGGCACAAA CCTTTGCAGATCGCAGGGAGAGGAGCTTCAGCCGGTCCTGGAGCGACCCCACCCCAGTGAAGGCCGATTCCATTCATGACTCCCGAGAAA GTCACGAGCTGCAGAATTCCTGCAGTGCGCTGAACGATGAATGCGATGACTTGCAAACTGAAAGAGAGCTTGAAGTTCTGTCCTGTGAAGGGGATGATTTCATTCCCCCGAAAATCATG CTTATTTCATCCAAAGTCCCTAAAGCGGAATACATCCCAACTATAATCCGAAGAGATGACCCTTCCATCATTCCCATTCTTTAT GATCATGAACATGCAACATTTGAAGACATTTTAG AGGAAATTGAGAAGAAACTCAATATATATCGGAAAGGTTGCAAGATCTGGGAGATGCTAATATTCTGCCAG GGGGGTCCCGGCTATTTATACCTGTTAAAGAATAAAGTTGCTACTTTTGCCAAAGTGGAGAAGGAGGAAGATCTCTTTTT ATTTTGGAGGCGGTTGAGCAGATTAATGAGCAAAATGAACCCGGAACCGAACATCATTCACATCATGGGATGCTATGTACTTGGGAATCCTAATGGGGAAAAG CTTTTTCAGAACCTGAAGAATCTCATGAGTCCATATAGGATTGAATTCAAGTCTCCCCTTGAGCTTTCGGCACAAG GAAAACAACTGATAGAGACGTACTTTGATTTCCGATTGTACCGTCTCTGGAAGACTCGCCAGCACTCCAAGCTGCTGGACTACGATGACATTTTATGA
- the NSMF gene encoding NMDA receptor synaptonuclear signaling and neuronal migration factor isoform X4 has translation MGTAVSKRKALRNDTISNVAAKVRAARAFGEYLSQTHPDSMNGSDHLLVQEDSPEMLQASQNKRRLSAISDNKLERSFSEEHGEKLPSEGPKPRVYTISGERPMLSDHENDSMELVVMKAEHEERHHHHHHHQHHHHQQPLQNSGSAHNITRPSKSWAGSRQNSKECANCARLTVPMQHSFDLEQHQASESGWRRKKLERMYSIDRVSDDVPIRTWFPKENLFTFQTATTTMQAISAFRGYAERKRRKRENDSAAVIQRNFRKHLRMVGSRRMKAQTFADRRERSFSRSWSDPTPVKADSIHDSRESHELQNSCSALNDECDDLQTERELEVLSCEGDDFIPPKIMLISSKVPKAEYIPTIIRRDDPSIIPILYDHEHATFEDILEEIEKKLNIYRKGCKIWEMLIFCQGGPGYLYLLKNKVATFAKVEKEEDLFLFWRRLSRLMSKMNPEPNIIHIMGCYVLGNPNGEKLFQNLKNLMSPYRIEFKSPLELSAQGKQLIETYFDFRLYRLWKTRQHSKLLDYDDIL, from the exons ATCACCTCCTTGTCCAAGAGGACTCCCCTGAAATGTTGCAAGCTTCCCAGAATAAGCGCCGTCTTTCTGCTATCTCCGACAACAAGTTGGAAAGGAGCTTCTCAGAGGAGCATGGAGAGAAGCTCCCCAGTGAGGGACCCAAACCTCGTGTCTACACCATATCTGGAGAGAGGCCCATGCTCTCTGACCACGAGAACGACAGCATGGAGCTGGTGGTGATGAAAGCCGAGCACGAGGAgaggcatcatcatcatcatcaccatcagcatcatcatcatcagcagccCCTGCAGAACTCAGGCAGTGCCCACAACATCACCAGGCCTTCCAAGAGCTGGGCGGGCAGTCGGCAGAACTCCAAGGAGTGCGCCAACTGTGCCCGGCTGACGGTGCCCATGCAGCACTCATTCGATCTGGAGCAACATCAGGCCAGCGAGTCTGGTTGGCGCAGGAAAAAGTTGGAACGCATGTACAGCATCGACAGAGTGTCCG ACGATGTCCCCATCCGGACTTGGTTTCCGAAAGAAAACCTCTTTACCTTTCAGACTGCGACCACAACTATGCAAGC TATCTC GGCCTTCCGAGGCTATGCCGAGAGGAAGAGACGGAAGCGAGAAAATGACTCGGCAGCTGTTATACAGAG AAACTTTCGGAAACATTTACGAATGGTTGGGAGCCGAAGGATGAAGGCACAAA CCTTTGCAGATCGCAGGGAGAGGAGCTTCAGCCGGTCCTGGAGCGACCCCACCCCAGTGAAGGCCGATTCCATTCATGACTCCCGAGAAA GTCACGAGCTGCAGAATTCCTGCAGTGCGCTGAACGATGAATGCGATGACTTGCAAACTGAAAGAGAGCTTGAAGTTCTGTCCTGTGAAGGGGATGATTTCATTCCCCCGAAAATCATG CTTATTTCATCCAAAGTCCCTAAAGCGGAATACATCCCAACTATAATCCGAAGAGATGACCCTTCCATCATTCCCATTCTTTAT GATCATGAACATGCAACATTTGAAGACATTTTAG AGGAAATTGAGAAGAAACTCAATATATATCGGAAAGGTTGCAAGATCTGGGAGATGCTAATATTCTGCCAG GGGGGTCCCGGCTATTTATACCTGTTAAAGAATAAAGTTGCTACTTTTGCCAAAGTGGAGAAGGAGGAAGATCTCTTTTT ATTTTGGAGGCGGTTGAGCAGATTAATGAGCAAAATGAACCCGGAACCGAACATCATTCACATCATGGGATGCTATGTACTTGGGAATCCTAATGGGGAAAAG CTTTTTCAGAACCTGAAGAATCTCATGAGTCCATATAGGATTGAATTCAAGTCTCCCCTTGAGCTTTCGGCACAAG GAAAACAACTGATAGAGACGTACTTTGATTTCCGATTGTACCGTCTCTGGAAGACTCGCCAGCACTCCAAGCTGCTGGACTACGATGACATTTTATGA
- the NSMF gene encoding NMDA receptor synaptonuclear signaling and neuronal migration factor isoform X3: protein MLQASQNKRRLSAISDNKLERSFSEEHGEKLPSEGPKPRVYTISGERPMLSDHENDSMELVVMKAEHEERHHHHHHHQHHHHQQPLQNSGSAHNITRPSKSWAGSRQNSKECANCARLTVPMQHSFDLEQHQASESGWRRKKLERMYSIDRVSDDVPIRTWFPKENLFTFQTATTTMQANFRKHLRMVGSRRMKAQTFADRRERSFSRSWSDPTPVKADSIHDSRESHELQNSCSALNDECDDLQTERELEVLSCEGDDFIPPKIMLISSKVPKAEYIPTIIRRDDPSIIPILYDHEHATFEDILEEIEKKLNIYRKGCKIWEMLIFCQGGPGYLYLLKNKVATFAKVEKEEDLFLFWRRLSRLMSKMNPEPNIIHIMGCYVLGNPNGEKLFQNLKNLMSPYRIEFKSPLELSAQGKQLIETYFDFRLYRLWKTRQHSKLLDYDDIL, encoded by the exons ATGTTGCAAGCTTCCCAGAATAAGCGCCGTCTTTCTGCTATCTCCGACAACAAGTTGGAAAGGAGCTTCTCAGAGGAGCATGGAGAGAAGCTCCCCAGTGAGGGACCCAAACCTCGTGTCTACACCATATCTGGAGAGAGGCCCATGCTCTCTGACCACGAGAACGACAGCATGGAGCTGGTGGTGATGAAAGCCGAGCACGAGGAgaggcatcatcatcatcatcaccatcagcatcatcatcatcagcagccCCTGCAGAACTCAGGCAGTGCCCACAACATCACCAGGCCTTCCAAGAGCTGGGCGGGCAGTCGGCAGAACTCCAAGGAGTGCGCCAACTGTGCCCGGCTGACGGTGCCCATGCAGCACTCATTCGATCTGGAGCAACATCAGGCCAGCGAGTCTGGTTGGCGCAGGAAAAAGTTGGAACGCATGTACAGCATCGACAGAGTGTCCG ACGATGTCCCCATCCGGACTTGGTTTCCGAAAGAAAACCTCTTTACCTTTCAGACTGCGACCACAACTATGCAAGC AAACTTTCGGAAACATTTACGAATGGTTGGGAGCCGAAGGATGAAGGCACAAA CCTTTGCAGATCGCAGGGAGAGGAGCTTCAGCCGGTCCTGGAGCGACCCCACCCCAGTGAAGGCCGATTCCATTCATGACTCCCGAGAAA GTCACGAGCTGCAGAATTCCTGCAGTGCGCTGAACGATGAATGCGATGACTTGCAAACTGAAAGAGAGCTTGAAGTTCTGTCCTGTGAAGGGGATGATTTCATTCCCCCGAAAATCATG CTTATTTCATCCAAAGTCCCTAAAGCGGAATACATCCCAACTATAATCCGAAGAGATGACCCTTCCATCATTCCCATTCTTTAT GATCATGAACATGCAACATTTGAAGACATTTTAG AGGAAATTGAGAAGAAACTCAATATATATCGGAAAGGTTGCAAGATCTGGGAGATGCTAATATTCTGCCAG GGGGGTCCCGGCTATTTATACCTGTTAAAGAATAAAGTTGCTACTTTTGCCAAAGTGGAGAAGGAGGAAGATCTCTTTTT ATTTTGGAGGCGGTTGAGCAGATTAATGAGCAAAATGAACCCGGAACCGAACATCATTCACATCATGGGATGCTATGTACTTGGGAATCCTAATGGGGAAAAG CTTTTTCAGAACCTGAAGAATCTCATGAGTCCATATAGGATTGAATTCAAGTCTCCCCTTGAGCTTTCGGCACAAG GAAAACAACTGATAGAGACGTACTTTGATTTCCGATTGTACCGTCTCTGGAAGACTCGCCAGCACTCCAAGCTGCTGGACTACGATGACATTTTATGA
- the NSMF gene encoding NMDA receptor synaptonuclear signaling and neuronal migration factor isoform X1: MGTAVSKRKALRNDTISNVAAKVRAARAFGEYLSQTHPDSMNGSDHLLVQEDSPEMLQASQNKRRLSAISDNKLERSFSEEHGEKLPSEGPKPRVYTISGERPMLSDHENDSMELVVMKAEHEERHHHHHHHQHHHHQQPLQNSGSAHNITRPSKSWAGSRQNSKECANCARLTVPMQHSFDLEQHQASESGWRRKKLERMYSIDRVSDDVPIRTWFPKENLFTFQTATTTMQANFRKHLRMVGSRRMKAQTFADRRERSFSRSWSDPTPVKADSIHDSRESHELQNSCSALNDECDDLQTERELEVLSCEGDDFIPPKIMLISSKVPKAEYIPTIIRRDDPSIIPILYDHEHATFEDILEEIEKKLNIYRKGCKIWEMLIFCQGGPGYLYLLKNKVATFAKVEKEEDLFLFWRRLSRLMSKMNPEPNIIHIMGCYVLGNPNGEKLFQNLKNLMSPYRIEFKSPLELSAQGKQLIETYFDFRLYRLWKTRQHSKLLDYDDIL; this comes from the exons ATCACCTCCTTGTCCAAGAGGACTCCCCTGAAATGTTGCAAGCTTCCCAGAATAAGCGCCGTCTTTCTGCTATCTCCGACAACAAGTTGGAAAGGAGCTTCTCAGAGGAGCATGGAGAGAAGCTCCCCAGTGAGGGACCCAAACCTCGTGTCTACACCATATCTGGAGAGAGGCCCATGCTCTCTGACCACGAGAACGACAGCATGGAGCTGGTGGTGATGAAAGCCGAGCACGAGGAgaggcatcatcatcatcatcaccatcagcatcatcatcatcagcagccCCTGCAGAACTCAGGCAGTGCCCACAACATCACCAGGCCTTCCAAGAGCTGGGCGGGCAGTCGGCAGAACTCCAAGGAGTGCGCCAACTGTGCCCGGCTGACGGTGCCCATGCAGCACTCATTCGATCTGGAGCAACATCAGGCCAGCGAGTCTGGTTGGCGCAGGAAAAAGTTGGAACGCATGTACAGCATCGACAGAGTGTCCG ACGATGTCCCCATCCGGACTTGGTTTCCGAAAGAAAACCTCTTTACCTTTCAGACTGCGACCACAACTATGCAAGC AAACTTTCGGAAACATTTACGAATGGTTGGGAGCCGAAGGATGAAGGCACAAA CCTTTGCAGATCGCAGGGAGAGGAGCTTCAGCCGGTCCTGGAGCGACCCCACCCCAGTGAAGGCCGATTCCATTCATGACTCCCGAGAAA GTCACGAGCTGCAGAATTCCTGCAGTGCGCTGAACGATGAATGCGATGACTTGCAAACTGAAAGAGAGCTTGAAGTTCTGTCCTGTGAAGGGGATGATTTCATTCCCCCGAAAATCATG CTTATTTCATCCAAAGTCCCTAAAGCGGAATACATCCCAACTATAATCCGAAGAGATGACCCTTCCATCATTCCCATTCTTTAT GATCATGAACATGCAACATTTGAAGACATTTTAG AGGAAATTGAGAAGAAACTCAATATATATCGGAAAGGTTGCAAGATCTGGGAGATGCTAATATTCTGCCAG GGGGGTCCCGGCTATTTATACCTGTTAAAGAATAAAGTTGCTACTTTTGCCAAAGTGGAGAAGGAGGAAGATCTCTTTTT ATTTTGGAGGCGGTTGAGCAGATTAATGAGCAAAATGAACCCGGAACCGAACATCATTCACATCATGGGATGCTATGTACTTGGGAATCCTAATGGGGAAAAG CTTTTTCAGAACCTGAAGAATCTCATGAGTCCATATAGGATTGAATTCAAGTCTCCCCTTGAGCTTTCGGCACAAG GAAAACAACTGATAGAGACGTACTTTGATTTCCGATTGTACCGTCTCTGGAAGACTCGCCAGCACTCCAAGCTGCTGGACTACGATGACATTTTATGA